A region of the Gammaproteobacteria bacterium genome:
CTTACCAAAGAAAACAATAAAGGACACTCAATAAATTTAGACGGCGATGTATTAACGAGAAAGCCCCCTATTATTTAATCTAGGAATCCATTTCACACTATTTGTAGTGCAAAAAAATTAGTTTTTCGGGGAATTTACAGAGAATTTGAAAATTTGACGTAATAAGCCATCAGTAAGACTCGTTAAGTTACTGAAGGTAATTGTTATTTTTTCTAAAATCAGCCTACACCTTTATACCAGCGGTGGTGATGGTCATTTGCACAACGTCGCAAGCTTTGTTCACTGCCAGCAAAGTTACCGTAGTGACGCCTGAAGTTCTTTATTACCTCTATCCAGTCATCTTCACTAATGCCCAGTGTTTCAATTAACTTAGGAGTCGAACTACCAATGTAGCCGCGCTTTTGAGGATGAATAGCACGACCGCTCCAATCAGCGAGTTCGAGATAATCCACCAGCGAAAATGCTATTGCATGTCTGTCTTGTGATAAACCAAAGGGGAGTAATGCTGGCGGTTGCTTGTCTTGTGCGGTTTTGTTCTGGTTTGATTGATGTTCTTGATAAGTGGTAATGCGTTCTTGAATGGAAGTGTAATCACTGTGTTCTAAATCATCACACATTTTTGCTCTTACTGGGTTTAAATCAACGTACATCATGCAGCTGAGTATCGCGGTTTCATCAAGCAGTGCTTGTGATTTGAAGCGCCCTTCCCAGTAACGTCCTTTGCATTTATCTTCCTTGTTAGCCTCACGCGCTATCGTTTCATTTAGGTTGCGCATAAACCAGCTAATG
Encoded here:
- a CDS encoding transposase, whose amino-acid sequence is MTRARDSLIDLSATPYYHVISRCVRRAYLCGDDKLTGKNFNHRRQWLIDRVKLLSSVFSIDIAAYAIMSNHYHLVLRVNREAALAWSTDEVIERWYRLYHGNPMVDLYLRGQIEDECRLQRIEEYAEQWRQRLYDISWFMRNLNETIAREANKEDKCKGRYWEGRFKSQALLDETAILSCMMYVDLNPVRAKMCDDLEHSDYTSIQERITTYQEHQSNQNKTAQDKQPPALLPFGLSQDRHAIAFSLVDYLELADWSGRAIHPQKRGYIGSSTPKLIETLGISEDDWIEVIKNFRRHYGNFAGSEQSLRRCANDHHHRWYKGVG